The genomic interval GCATGGGCGGGCAGATCTGGGGTCGGCTGCTGTTTCGCAATGACGATGAGCGCGGTCGCGCCGCAAAGGCGGGGATCACCGACCTGAACCGCATCTATTCGCGCGATGAACTGGTCACGGCGGATGTCATCTTTGCGGCGACCGGGGTCACCAATGGATCCATCGTTGCCGGGGTAAAGCGCGAGCCGCATTACCTGCAGACCGAGACGATCCTGATGCGGTCCAAGACTGGATCTCTGCGCCGGATGATCTATCGCAACCCGGTCAAGTGAGGTAGGTGCGGGATGGGGGCTTTGCCCCCGGCCCTGACGGGCCTCCCCCAGGATATTTTGACAAAGAAGAAGTTAGGGGCAGGGTGGCGTTTCTGGGAATCGAGCAGTCGCTGACCGGTCGTCGCTGGATTGGCTGCGATCCTGCCGTTGAGCGTATGGCCGAAGGCCTGGCGCAGCAGGCGGGATTGCCGCTGGCGGTGGCGCGGGTTCTGGCCGAGCGCGGCGTGGATGCGGCCGATGCGGCGGGTTTTCTGCTGCCCAAGCTGCGCGATCTTTTGCCCGATCCCTTGCGTCTGCGGGATATGGAGATCGCGGCCGAGCGGCTGGTTCAGGCGGCGCTGGAGGGTCAGCGCATCGCGATCTTTGCCGATTACGATGTGGATGGCGGATCCTCGGCGGCACTACTGCTGGACTGGCTGCGCGGTCAGGGGCGCGATGCGACGCTGTATATTCCCGACCGGATCGATGAGGGCTATGGGCCGAATGTGCCTGCCATGACCTCGCTGGCGGCGGATCACGATCTGATCATCTGTGTCGATTGCGGCACCCTGAGCCATGAGGCGCTGGCCGCTGCGCAGGCTGCCGATGTGATCGTGCTGGACCACCATCTGGGCGGCGAGACGCTGCCCCCTGCCCTGGCCGTGGTCAATCCGAACCGGGCCGATGAGGACGGCGATCTGGGCTATCTCTGTGCAGCGGGCGTCGTGTTCCTGACCCTGGTTCAGGCGGGGCGCGTGCTACGCGACAGGCAGAAGCCCGAACCTGATCTGATGGCGCTGATGGATCTGGTGGCGCTGGCGACGGTGGCGGATGTCGCGCCGCTGGTCGGGGTGAACCGCGCCTTTGTGCGGCAGGGTCTGGCCGTGATGGCGCGCAGGCAGCGGCCCGGTCTGGTCGCGCTGTCCGATGTTGCCCGGCTGGATGGGCCGCCAAGCGCCTTTCATCTGGGGTTTCTGCTGGGGCCGCGCATCAATGCGGGGGGCCGTGTCGGGCGCGCCGATCTGGGCGCGCTGTGCCTGTCGGCCCGCGACCCACATGAGGCCGAGCGGTTGGCCCGGCAATTGGATGAGTTGAACACCGAGCGTCGCGCCATCGAGGCCGCCGTGCGCAGCGAAGCGCTGGCGCAGGTCGAGGCGCGCGGCGATGCCCGCCTGTCCTGGGCTGCGGGTCAGGGCTGGCATCCGGGCGTGGTCGGGATCGTCGCAGCGCGGGTGAAGGAGGCAACGGATCGCCCCTCGGTCGTGATCGGGGTGGATGGCGGCATCGGCAAGGGGTCTGCCCGCTCGGTTCCCGGGGTCGATCTGGGCCGCGCGATCCAGCGGCTGGCGCGCGAAGGGCTGCTGATCAAGGGCGGCGGCCACGAGATGGCGGCGGGCCTGACCGTCGCCGAAGAGATGATCGCGCCCGCGATGGCGCGGCTGGGCGAGTTGCTGGCCCGCGATCTGGACAATCGCACCGGCGCCCATGATCTGCGGATCTCTGGCCTTTTGGAGGGCAGCGGCGCCACGCCCGCGCTGTACCGGCAGTTGGAGGATGCGGGCCCCTTTGGTCAGGCCGCCCCCGCCCCCCGCTTCGTCTTCGCAGATCAGTTGATCGACAGCGCCAGCACCATGGGCGACAACCACCTGCGCCTGTCCTTCCGCAGCCCCGGATCGCCCGCGCTGGTGGCCGTGGCCTGGGGTGCGATGTCCGGCCCGCTTGGACCCGCGCTGATCGGCGCGAAGGGCCGCCGCTTTCATCTGGCGGGCAAGCTGGATCTGTCCACATGGGGCGGGCGCGAAAGATTGCGCCTGCGCCTTGACGATGCGGCACCGGCCTGAGCGCCGGATCCTCTGGCCACGATGCCGCCGCGGCGCTAACGTGGCCGCAACCGAAATAGGAGGCAGCGATGAAACTGACCTGGCTTGGACATGCCGGCTTTCGCATGGAAATCGAAGATGCGGTGATCCTGATCGATCCCTGGCTGTCCGGTAATCCCGTCTTTCCCGAAGACAAGCGGTCCGACGCGATTGCGGGCGCGACCCATATCCTGCTGACCCATGGCCATGGCGACCATACCGGCGACGCACTGGCCATCGCCAGGGAACTGCAGATTCCTGTTGCTGGCATCTATGACATGATCAACAGCTGGACCACGCGGGAAGAGGTCGAGGGCATCGGCTTCAACAAGGGCGGCACGGTGGATCTGAACGGGGCGCGGGTCACGATGGTGAATGCCAGCCATTCAAGCTCGATGGATGGTGCGGACGGGCCGATCTATGCCGGCCATGAATCGGGCTATATGATCGCGGGCGACGGGCATGTCACCTATGTCTCGGGCGATACGGATATCATGGCCGATATGGAGTGGATGGGCGACTACCATAAGCCCGATATCGGCATCCTCTGCGCGGGCGGGCACTTCACCATGGATATGAAACGCGCCGCCTATGCCGCCCGCAGATATTTCAACTTCAAGACGGTGATTCCCTGCCATTACAAGACCTTCCCGCTGCTGGAACAATCGGCCGAGGCGCTGGCATCCGGCCTGCCCGGCGTCAATGTGATCGAGCCGCAGGTTATGAAGGTCATCGATCTATGAGCTTTCAGGATTTCGATGAGGAAGGCGCCGGTGGCGATCACGCCGCTCGGCTGTCGGCCTTGCGCGATCAGCTGCGCAAGGATGATCTGGACGGGTTTTTCGTGCCCCGCGCCGACGCCCATCAGGGCGAATATGTGGCCGAGGCCGATGCGCGTCTGGCCTGGCTGACCGGCTTCACCGGCAGCGCGGGCTTTGCCATCGTCACGATGGACAAGGCCGGGGTCTTTATCGACGGGCGCTACCGGGTGCAGGTGAAATCCCAGATCGATCTTGACCATTTCACCCCCGAACCCTGGCCCGAAACCAAACCCGCCGACTGGCTGCAGCAGGCCCTGCCCGATGGCGGGCGTATCGGCTTTGACCCCTGGCTGCACACCCGCAGGGAGATCGAGGCGCTTGACCAGGCCCTGAAGGACAGCGGTATCAGCCTGATCGCGGTGGACCATAATCCCGTCGATCTGATCTGGTCCGACCGCCCGGCCCCGCCCGTCGGCGCGGCCCGGATCCATGATGCCGAATTCGCGGGCGAAAGCGCGATCCAGAAACGCGCGCGGCTGGCCGAGGAGTTGCGCAAGGCCGATGAGGCCGCCGCCTTCCTGTCGCTGCCCGATTCGATCTCGTGGCTGCTGAATATCCGCGGCACCGATATTGCCAGAAACCCGGTGGTACAGGCATTTGCCATCCTGCTGGATGATGGCCATGTCACGCTCTTTGCCGATCCCGCCAAATTCGACGCTTCCCTGCGCGACCATCTGGGGGACCAGGTCACCATCCTGCCCCCACACGCGCTGGCCGCCGCGCTGACCGATCTGCAAGGCCCCGTCCGGCTGGACCCCGGCTCGGCGCCCGAGGCAGCCTTCCGCATCCTTGAGGCGACAGGCACCGAAATTGCCCGCGGCCCCGACCCGGTCGTGCTGCCCAAGGCGATCAAGAATGAGGCAGAGCTCCGCGGCATGCGCGATGCCCATCGCCGCGACGGCGTCGCCATGGTCAATCTGCTGGCATGGCTTGACGCGCAGGATCCGGAAAGCCTGACCGAAATCGATGTGGTCAGAAAGCTGGAAGATTACAGGATCGCGCAGGGCATCACGGATATCAGCTTCGATACGATCATGGGGTCGGGCCCAAATGGCGCCATCGTCCATTACCGCGTCTCAACCCGGTCAAACCGCCGCCTGTCCCGCGATGACATGCTGCTGATCGATTCCGGCGGCCAATATCCCGATGGCACCACCGACATCACCCGCACGCTGCCCCTGGGTACTCCGCCCGAAGGTTCAGTCGCCCCCTTCACGGCCGTGCTGCGCGGGCTGATCGCCATCAGCCGCGCGCGTTTCCCCACCGGGGTGGCCGGCGCCCATATCGACGCGCTGGCCCGCCAATATCTGTGGAGCCTCGGCCTCGATTACGACCACGGCACCGGCCACGGCGTCGGCGCGGCCCTCTGCGTGCATGAAGGCCCGATTCGCATCAGCAGAGTCAGCGACGTCACGCTGGAACCCGGCATGATCCTGTCGAACGAGCCCGGCTATTACCGCGAAGGCGCCTTCGGCATCCGCCTGGAAAACCTGATCGTTGTGACCAAGGCCCCCGCCGAAACCGGCCGCAAGATGCTGGGCTTCGAAACGCTGACTCTCTGCCCCATCGACACCCGCGCCATCGACAAAAACGCCATGTCACGCGACGAAATCGACTGGCTCAACAGCTACCACGCCCGCCTGCGCGAGGAATTGCTGCCCCTGATCGACGCAGAAAGCCAGGACTGGCTGCACCGGGCCACAGCCCCGCTCGACTGATTTTCTTCTTTGCGAAAATATCCCCGGGGGGTGCGGGGGGCAGGCAGCCCCCCGCCATCGCGGGACGCAATCTAAAGACAGGATTGCAGAATACGCTCCGCCTCGGCCTTGCAGGGCGTCAGCGCAGCACGGTCCTCGCCCGGGTAAAACCGCGCGCGCAGCGCCGTCGGCATGGGCGCGGGCGCATCGATCACCACCTTCATTCCATCCAGCCGTGCCGTCTCGGCCTGCCAACTCCGCGCCAGCGCGATCTGCGCGGATTTGGTGGTGCCATAGGCGCCAAAGAATTTCTCGCCCGCATGCGGGTCGTCAAAGAACATCGCCGTGCCACCACGCAGATTCAGCAAGGGCTCCAGCAAGGCGATCAGACCGCGCGTGACCTCAAGATTGGTCAGCACCGATTTGCTCCAATCCTTGCCCGAGATATGCGGCGCGGGCGACAGGGGCGCGGCGTTAATGGCCGTATGCGCCCACAGATCCAGCCCGCCCCAGCGGCTGGCAATGGCCTCGGCCATCTGCTGCATCGCCTCGGGATTGGTCACATCCATCGGTGCCAGCGTCGCCGATCCGCCAGCTGCACGGATACGGTCGTCCAGCTCTTCCAGCCCGCCCACGGTGCGCGCCACGGCCAGCACGTGAAAGCCCTTCGCGGCAAGCCCTTCGGCCAGCGCCGCACCAAGACCACGAGAGGCCCCCGTCACCAGCGCCAGC from Paracoccus fistulariae carries:
- the recJ gene encoding single-stranded-DNA-specific exonuclease RecJ; this translates as MAFLGIEQSLTGRRWIGCDPAVERMAEGLAQQAGLPLAVARVLAERGVDAADAAGFLLPKLRDLLPDPLRLRDMEIAAERLVQAALEGQRIAIFADYDVDGGSSAALLLDWLRGQGRDATLYIPDRIDEGYGPNVPAMTSLAADHDLIICVDCGTLSHEALAAAQAADVIVLDHHLGGETLPPALAVVNPNRADEDGDLGYLCAAGVVFLTLVQAGRVLRDRQKPEPDLMALMDLVALATVADVAPLVGVNRAFVRQGLAVMARRQRPGLVALSDVARLDGPPSAFHLGFLLGPRINAGGRVGRADLGALCLSARDPHEAERLARQLDELNTERRAIEAAVRSEALAQVEARGDARLSWAAGQGWHPGVVGIVAARVKEATDRPSVVIGVDGGIGKGSARSVPGVDLGRAIQRLAREGLLIKGGGHEMAAGLTVAEEMIAPAMARLGELLARDLDNRTGAHDLRISGLLEGSGATPALYRQLEDAGPFGQAAPAPRFVFADQLIDSASTMGDNHLRLSFRSPGSPALVAVAWGAMSGPLGPALIGAKGRRFHLAGKLDLSTWGGRERLRLRLDDAAPA
- a CDS encoding metal-dependent hydrolase; protein product: MKLTWLGHAGFRMEIEDAVILIDPWLSGNPVFPEDKRSDAIAGATHILLTHGHGDHTGDALAIARELQIPVAGIYDMINSWTTREEVEGIGFNKGGTVDLNGARVTMVNASHSSSMDGADGPIYAGHESGYMIAGDGHVTYVSGDTDIMADMEWMGDYHKPDIGILCAGGHFTMDMKRAAYAARRYFNFKTVIPCHYKTFPLLEQSAEALASGLPGVNVIEPQVMKVIDL
- a CDS encoding SDR family NAD(P)-dependent oxidoreductase, whose product is MSEDNQTGAAGLALVTGASRGLGAALAEGLAAKGFHVLAVARTVGGLEELDDRIRAAGGSATLAPMDVTNPEAMQQMAEAIASRWGGLDLWAHTAINAAPLSPAPHISGKDWSKSVLTNLEVTRGLIALLEPLLNLRGGTAMFFDDPHAGEKFFGAYGTTKSAQIALARSWQAETARLDGMKVVIDAPAPMPTALRARFYPGEDRAALTPCKAEAERILQSCL
- a CDS encoding aminopeptidase P family protein gives rise to the protein MSFQDFDEEGAGGDHAARLSALRDQLRKDDLDGFFVPRADAHQGEYVAEADARLAWLTGFTGSAGFAIVTMDKAGVFIDGRYRVQVKSQIDLDHFTPEPWPETKPADWLQQALPDGGRIGFDPWLHTRREIEALDQALKDSGISLIAVDHNPVDLIWSDRPAPPVGAARIHDAEFAGESAIQKRARLAEELRKADEAAAFLSLPDSISWLLNIRGTDIARNPVVQAFAILLDDGHVTLFADPAKFDASLRDHLGDQVTILPPHALAAALTDLQGPVRLDPGSAPEAAFRILEATGTEIARGPDPVVLPKAIKNEAELRGMRDAHRRDGVAMVNLLAWLDAQDPESLTEIDVVRKLEDYRIAQGITDISFDTIMGSGPNGAIVHYRVSTRSNRRLSRDDMLLIDSGGQYPDGTTDITRTLPLGTPPEGSVAPFTAVLRGLIAISRARFPTGVAGAHIDALARQYLWSLGLDYDHGTGHGVGAALCVHEGPIRISRVSDVTLEPGMILSNEPGYYREGAFGIRLENLIVVTKAPAETGRKMLGFETLTLCPIDTRAIDKNAMSRDEIDWLNSYHARLREELLPLIDAESQDWLHRATAPLD